A genomic stretch from Maniola jurtina chromosome 26, ilManJurt1.1, whole genome shotgun sequence includes:
- the LOC123878622 gene encoding phenoloxidase-activating factor 2-like isoform X1, with the protein MRSQAVPILMATLVFCSADRSWGRGNAAPGPNTVSGINAAKALLDQYNAMHGGTPTSSQVTTPASSQVTSPASSQVTSPASTRAPATCYTKQQDVGACVKTSMCDLAPPKINPATLFGYRTRKTSANGCAFLEICCPNDKIRPTPVPPPTGTSGGTPPGCGYSNPAAARFRQGPGASNSGYADFAEFPWMVALLDKTKANQNSANAAANSGYMAGGTLIHPSVVMTVAHKVDTLNPSDLVCRAGEWDTESDNEVYTHQERDVIDIIPHEQFNKLHAHNDIALLKLATPFVFQPHISVACLSPAMPPSETMCYSMGWGMDFTKGKYYANVLKKVPLGLISSVECEERLRQTRLSRSYYLHHSLTCAGGLLNVDTCIGDGGSSLVCPIGDPADRRYTVVGMVAYGLDCGQAGVPSVYTKVPEFYNWISNQLAIEGLSGRPYVS; encoded by the exons ATGAG GTCACAAGCTGTGCCGATCTTGATGGCGACGCTGGTGTTCTGTTCAGCTGATAGATCATGGGGCAGAGGCAACGCTGCTCCAGGCCCAAACACAGTTAGCGGTATCAATGCGGCTAAGGCCTTACTCGATCAATATAATGCAATGCATGGAGGCACTCCAACATCCAGTCAAGTAACCACTCCAGCATCTAGTCAAGTAACCTCTCCAGCATCTAGTCAAGTAACCTCTCCAGCATCTACTCGAG CTCCTGCGACGTGTTACACAAAACAGCAAGATGTAGGCGCATGCGTGAAAACTTCCATGTGTGATTTGGCCCCGCCCAAGATTAACCCTGCCACGCTGTTCGGGTACAG GACGCGAAAAACCTCTGCAAATGGCTGCGCTTTCCTCGAAATCTGTTGTCCTAATGACAAAATCAGACCGACACCAGTACCGCCCCCCACTGGTACCAGCGGTGGTACGCCACCAGGTTGCGGGTACAGCAACCCAGCCGCTGCCAGGTTCAGGCAGGGGCCGGGGGCTTCCAACAGTGGTTACGCCGACTTCGCCGAGTTCCCCTGGATGGTTGCTTTATTGGATAAAACGAAAGCAAACCAAAACTC GGCAAATGCTGCAGCTAATTCTGGCTATATGGCAGGAGGCACGCTCATTCACCCGTCTGTGGTGATGACTGTAGCGCACAAAGTCGATACTTTGAACCCGAGTGAT CTGGTATGCCGAGCTGGTGAATGGGACACAGAGAGTGACAACGAGGTGTACACCCACCAGGAGCGTGACGTCATCGACATTATTCCGCACGAACAATTCAACAAAT TGCACGCCCATAACGATATAGCACTTTTGAAATTGGCGACTCCATTTGTGTTCCAACCCCACATCAGCGTGGCCTGCCTCAGCCCCGCAATGCCACCCTCCGAGACTATGTGCTACAGCATGGGCTGGGGGATGGACTTCACCAAGGGCAAATACTACGCCAACGTCCTGAAGAAG GTACCTTTGGGGTTAATTTCTTCTGTTGAATGCGAGGAGAGGCTCAGGCAAACCAGACTAAGCCGAAGCTACTACTTGCATCACTCGCTCACCTGCGCTGGCGGGTTGCTTAATGTCGACACGTGTATCGGGGACGGAGGCTCGTCTCTTGTCTGTCCTATAGGG GACCCAGCTGATCGCCGCTACACCGTGGTGGGCATGGTAGCCTACGGGTTGGACTGCGGGCAGGCCGGCGTTCCCAGCGTGTACACGAAGGTTCCAGAGTTCTACAACTGGATCTCCAACCAGCTCGCGATCGAAGGCCTCAGCGGCAGGCCCTATGtttcataa
- the LOC123878622 gene encoding phenoloxidase-activating factor 2-like isoform X2 — protein MRSQAVPILMATLVFCSADRSWGRGNAAPGPNTVSGINAAKALLDQYNAMHGGTPTSSQVTTPASSQVTSPASSQVTSPASTRAPATCYTKQQDVGACVKTSMCDLAPPKINPATLFGYRTRKTSANGCAFLEICCPNDKIRPTPVPPPTGTSGGTPPGCGYSNPAAARFRQGPGASNSGYADFAEFPWMVALLDKTKANQNSANAAANSGYMAGGTLIHPSVVMTVAHKVDTLNPSDLVCRAGEWDTESDNEVYTHQERDVIDIIPHEQFNKLHAHNDIALLKLATPFVFQPHISVACLSPAMPPSETMCYSMGWGMDFTKGKYYANVLKKVPLGLISSVECEERLRQTRLSRSYYLHHSLTCAGGLLNVDTCIGDGGSSLVCPIGDPADRRYTVVGMVAYGLDCGQAGVPSVYTKVPEFYNWISNQLAIEGLSGRPYVS, from the exons ATGAG GTCACAAGCTGTGCCGATCTTGATGGCGACGCTGGTGTTCTGTTCAGCTGATAGATCATGGGGCAGAGGCAACGCTGCTCCAGGCCCAAACACAGTTAGCGGTATCAATGCGGCTAAGGCCTTACTCGATCAATATAATGCAATGCATGGAGGCACTCCAACATCCAGTCAAGTAACCACTCCAGCATCTAGTCAAGTAACCTCTCCAGCATCTAGTCAAGTAACCTCTCCAGCATCTACTCGAG CTCCTGCGACGTGTTACACAAAACAGCAAGATGTAGGCGCATGCGTGAAAACTTCCATGTGTGATTTGGCCCCGCCCAAGATTAACCCTGCCACGCTGTTCGGGTACAG GACGCGAAAAACCTCTGCAAATGGCTGCGCTTTCCTCGAAATCTGTTGTCCTAATGACAAAATCAGACCGACACCAGTACCGCCCCCCACTGGTACCAGCGGTGGTACGCCACCAGGTTGCGGGTACAGCAACCCAGCCGCTGCCAGGTTCAGGCAGGGGCCGGGGGCTTCCAACAGTGGTTACGCCGACTTCGCCGAGTTCCCCTGGATGGTTGCTTTATTGGATAAAACGAAAGCAAACCAAAACTC GGCAAATGCTGCAGCTAATTCTGGCTATATGGCAGGAGGCACGCTCATTCACCCGTCTGTGGTGATGACTGTAGCGCACAAAGTCGATACTTTGAACCCGAGTGAT CTGGTATGCCGAGCTGGTGAATGGGACACAGAGAGTGACAACGAG GTGTACACCCACCAGGAGCGTGACGTCATCGACATTATTCCGCACGAACAATTCAACAAAT TGCACGCCCATAACGATATAGCACTTTTGAAATTGGCGACTCCATTTGTGTTCCAACCCCACATCAGCGTGGCCTGCCTCAGCCCCGCAATGCCACCCTCCGAGACTATGTGCTACAGCATGGGCTGGGGGATGGACTTCACCAAGGGCAAATACTACGCCAACGTCCTGAAGAAG GTACCTTTGGGGTTAATTTCTTCTGTTGAATGCGAGGAGAGGCTCAGGCAAACCAGACTAAGCCGAAGCTACTACTTGCATCACTCGCTCACCTGCGCTGGCGGGTTGCTTAATGTCGACACGTGTATCGGGGACGGAGGCTCGTCTCTTGTCTGTCCTATAGGG GACCCAGCTGATCGCCGCTACACCGTGGTGGGCATGGTAGCCTACGGGTTGGACTGCGGGCAGGCCGGCGTTCCCAGCGTGTACACGAAGGTTCCAGAGTTCTACAACTGGATCTCCAACCAGCTCGCGATCGAAGGCCTCAGCGGCAGGCCCTATGtttcataa
- the LOC123878624 gene encoding phenoloxidase-activating factor 2-like, whose amino-acid sequence MRLQALALALVVLACSSARSQKPLDSDEEKAIEWLTQLYKKDVGVGVGKTTAQPINNRFNDKDDVFLSPRPKKNNKAKSCYTDAQEMGMCAKASNCNKEPVKLDSTSNFILREGNPCHFLETCCPLNQLLAKAKKPEAIKEVSCGYSNPGASVFREKLGSSKSGYADYGEFPWMVALLKTGAAGWVDENYLGGGTIIHPSVVMTVAHKVDTLKPEELKCRAGEWDTQTENEAYGHQERNVDKIIVHDEFFRIHVHNNIALLTLKKPFINEPHVGVACLSLALPPPGTVCYSMGWGEDFTKSDKYANLLKKITLPLVSSDDCQTRYRNTRLGSRYTLHRSLTCAGGEAMVDTCIGDGGSSLVCPVGNPGDLRYAVVGMVAYGLECGAENIPGVYVKVPELYDWVGAQMAREGFNRSSYDVGTEAQFKLRS is encoded by the exons ATGAG GTTACAAGCTCTTGCACTTGCTCTGGTGGTTCTGGCCTGCAGCAGTGCCAGGAGTCAGAAACCACTGGATTCCGACGAAGAGAAAGCCATAGAGTGGTTGACGCAGCTGTACAAAAAGGACGTAGGTGTTGGTGTTGGGAAAACCACCGCACAACCGATTAACAACCGATTCAACGACAAAGATGATGTCTTCCTGTCGCCAAGacctaaaaaaaataaca aAGCAAAATCCTGCTATACGGACGCTCAAGAAATGGGAATGTGCGCTAAAGCTTCCAACTGTAACAAAGAACCTGTGAAGTTAGATAGCACTTCAAACTTTATATTGAG GGAAGGTAATCCATGCCACTTCCTGGAGACCTGTTGTCCCCTCAACCAGCTCCTGGCAAAGGCTAAGAAACCCGAGGCCATCAAGGAAGTTAGCTGTGGATACAGCAACCCTGGCGCTAGCGTGTTCCGGGAGAAGTTGGGCAGCTCCAAAAGTGGTTACGCGGACTATGGCGAGTTTCCCTGGATGGTCGCTTTGCTGAAAACCGG CGCAGCCGGCTGGGTGGATGAGAACTACCTCGGAGGAGGCACCATCATCCACCCGTCCGTCGTGATGACCGTCGCACACAAGGTCGACACTTTGAAACCGGAAGAG CTGAAGTGCCGCGCCGGCGAGTGGGACACACAGACTGAGAACGAGGCGTACGGCCACCAAGAGAGGAACGTCGACAAGATCATCGTTCACGACGAATTCTTTAGAA TCCACGTTCACAACAACATCGCCCTCCTGACCCTGAAGAAGCCGTTCATCAATGAGCCTCACGTGGGGGTGGCCTGCCTTAGCCTCGCGCTGCCACCCCCCGGGACTGTCTGCTACAGCATGGGCTGGGGGGAGGACTTCACTAAAAGCGACAAGTACGCCAACTTGCTCAAAAAG ATAACGTTGCCCCTAGTAAGCAGCGACGATTGTCAGACACGGTATCGCAACACGAGGCTAGGGTCAAGATACACCTTACACCGCTCCCTAACCTGCGCGGGCGGGGAGGCCATGGTCGACACTTGTATCGGGGATGGAGGGTCATCCCTCGTCTGTCCTGTAGGG AACCCCGGCGACCTTCGCTACGCCGTGGTCGGGATGGTGGCGTACGGTCTTGAATGCGGTGCAGAGAATATACCCGGCGTTTATGTTAAG GTGCCAGAGCTGTACGACTGGGTGGGAGCGCAGATGGCCCGAGAGGGATTCAACAGAAGTAGCTACGATGTGGGCACAGAAGCACAATTCAAGCTTAGAAGTTAA